In the genome of Quercus robur chromosome 3, dhQueRobu3.1, whole genome shotgun sequence, one region contains:
- the LOC126718905 gene encoding protein PLANT CADMIUM RESISTANCE 7-like isoform X3: MASPPRRGQWSTGIFGCFEDPSNCWVTCVCPCLTFARNAEIVDEGRTTAYNAGRNYLALLTLVPVLGATLYGCTYRTKLRHRFELPEQPCVSCGDCFVHHLCCFCALCQEHRELKNRHMDPVGGWKKSYETIMSPNGAAPIPEPGMARK; this comes from the exons ATGGCTTCTCCACCTAGGCGGGGACAATGGTCCACCGGAATATTTGGCTGCTTTGAAGACCCCTCCAATT gCTGGGTTACCTGCGTGTGTCCCTGCCTCACCTTTGCCCGCAATGCTGAGATAGTGGACGAGGGACGAACAA CTGCTTATAACGCAGGCCGAAACTATTTGGCGCTTCTCACTTTGGTGCCGGTTTTGGGCGCAACTTTATACGGATGCACGTACCGAACCAAACTGAGACACCGCTTTGAGTTGCCAGAACAACCATGCGTGTCCTGCGGGGATTGCTTTGTCCATCACCTATGCTGTTTTTGCGCTCTTTGCCAAGAGCACCGCGAGCTCAAAAACCGTCATATGGATCCAGTAGGAG GTTGGAAGAAATCCTATGAAACGATAATGAGCCCAAACGGAGCAGCTCCAATTCCTGAACCGGGCATGGCTCGTAAATAG
- the LOC126718905 gene encoding protein PLANT CADMIUM RESISTANCE 7-like isoform X5, protein MASPPRRGQWSTGIFGCFEDPSNSAYNAGRNYLALLTLVPVLGATLYGCTYRTKLRHRFELPEQPCVSCGDCFVHHLCCFCALCQEHRELKNRHMDPVGGWKKSYETIMSPNGAAPIPEPGMARK, encoded by the exons ATGGCTTCTCCACCTAGGCGGGGACAATGGTCCACCGGAATATTTGGCTGCTTTGAAGACCCCTCCAATT CTGCTTATAACGCAGGCCGAAACTATTTGGCGCTTCTCACTTTGGTGCCGGTTTTGGGCGCAACTTTATACGGATGCACGTACCGAACCAAACTGAGACACCGCTTTGAGTTGCCAGAACAACCATGCGTGTCCTGCGGGGATTGCTTTGTCCATCACCTATGCTGTTTTTGCGCTCTTTGCCAAGAGCACCGCGAGCTCAAAAACCGTCATATGGATCCAGTAGGAG GTTGGAAGAAATCCTATGAAACGATAATGAGCCCAAACGGAGCAGCTCCAATTCCTGAACCGGGCATGGCTCGTAAATAG
- the LOC126719942 gene encoding uncharacterized protein LOC126719942 gives MKYQLVVELHQLRQEPGQSINDYYDHLRFIWDQINLFDPTWACLKDAQRYATVQDKFHLYEFLMLLHNDYGPIRGQFLNCSFPPSLDTTINELIGEEACLVTLQTQNKLNVLATAPFAPPTEQPLQSGFNASSFGNHCKQSNKKFCNYCKRPGHTIETCYRRNKSTAVVANTESTPPMSFVSAES, from the coding sequence ATGAAATATCAGTTAGTGGTTGAGTTGCATCAGCTTAGGCAAGAACCAGGGCAATCTATCAATGACTACTATGATCATCTTCGCTTCATTTGGGACCAAATTAACCTTTTTGATCCAACTTGGGCATGCTTGAAGGATGCTCAACGATATGCTACTGTTCAAGATAAATTTCATCTCTATGAATTCTTGATGTTGCTTCACAATGACTATGGGCCCATTCGAGGTCAGTTTCTTAATTGCAGTTTTCCTCCCTCTCTTGATACTACTATAAATGAGTTGATTGGAGAAGAAGCTTGTCTTGTAACCCTTCAAACCCAGAATAAGCTTAATGTTCTGGCTACTGCTCCCTTTGCTCCCCCCACAGAGCAACCTTTGCAATCAGGGTTTAATGCCTCTAGCTTTGGCAATCATTGCAAGCAGTCcaacaaaaagttttgtaaCTATTGCAAGCGTCCTGGCCACACTATTGAGACTTGTTACCGTCGCAACAAATCTACTGCTGTTGTTGCTAATACTGAGTCTACTCCACCAATGTCTTTTGTTTCAGCTGAGTCAtag